One genomic segment of Hippoglossus hippoglossus isolate fHipHip1 chromosome 22, fHipHip1.pri, whole genome shotgun sequence includes these proteins:
- the d2hgdh gene encoding D-2-hydroxyglutarate dehydrogenase, mitochondrial yields MAGIFMRASKLRTALRHLSSCGSLSSAAITRVSPADLCGPSLLCGSGQFVASARKLHTEAEGQRPSPAAAPERRPFSRVTPEDLSFFRKVLPGGTITDPDLLESSNEDWLKTVRGSSEVLLRPQTTEEVSQILSYCNSRNLAVNTQGGNTGLVAGSVPVYDEIILSTALMKNILKFDSISGILTCQAGCVLENLSLYLEERDYIMPLDLGSKGSCQIGGNVATNAGGLRLLRYGSLHGTVLGVEVVLADGRVLDCLTTLRKDNTGYDLKQLFIGSEGTLGVITAVSILCPRKPKSVNVVFLGCETFEKLLQTFQLCRGMLGEILSAFEFLDSECMRLLNTHLKLPNPISACPFYIVIETSGSDATHDGEKLHNFLEEAMSSSIISDGTVATEDSKIKALWSMRERVTEALTHEGYTYKYDISLPVEQIYQLVTDMRKHVGSRAKSVVGYGHVGDGNLHLNVTSPAKDPSLLAAIEPFVYEWTARYQGSISAEHGLGLKKRNYIYYSKPSQAVALMGDIKTLLDPKGILNPYKTLPDDLIRPHTTS; encoded by the exons ATGGCAGGAATTTTCATGAGAGCATCAAAGCTGAGGACAGCTCTGAGACACCTGAGCTCCTGTGGCTCCCTCTCATCTGCAGCCATAACCAGAGTCTCACCTGCCGACCTCTGCGGGCCGTCTCTCCTCTGCGGCTCTGGGCAGTTTGTAGCCTCCGCTCGGAAGCTACACACCGAGGCAGAAGGACAAAGGCCGTCTCCGGCCGCAGCCCCAGAGAGACGGCCTTTCTCCAGAGTGACTCCGGAAGATTTGTCCTTCTTCAGAAAGGTCCTACCAGGCgggaccatcactgacccagaCCTGCTGGAGTCAAGTAATGAAGACTGGCTCAAAACAGTgagag GTTCCAGTGAAGTGTTGTTGAGACCTCAGACAACAGAAGAAGTTTCTCAAATTCTCAG TTATTGTAACAGTCGTAACCTGGCAGTCAACACTCAGGGAGGCAACACAGGACTGGTTGCAGGCAGCGTGCCAGTCTACGATGAGATCATCCTCTCCACTGCGCTTATGAAAAACATCCTTAAATTTGATAGCATCTCTG GTATTCTAACCTGCCAGGCAGGTTGTGTCCTGGAGAACTTGTCTCTCTACCTGGAGGAAAGAGACTACATCATGCCACTGGATCTGGGCTCAAAAGGCAGCTGCCAAATTGGAGGCAACGTGGCAACAAACGCAGGCGGACTGCGGCTGCTGCGATACGGCTCCTTACACGGGACTGTGCTGGGTGTGGAAGTG GTGTTGGCAGACGGGCGGGTGCTGGACTGTCTGACCACACTGCGGAAAGATAACACCGGATATGACCTCAAACAGCTGTTCATCGGGTCAGAGGGGACACTGGGGGTCATTACAGCCGTGTCCATTCTTTGTCCTCGGAAACCCAAATCTGTCAACGTGGTTTTCCTGG gaTGTGAGACCTTCGAGAAGCTACTGCAGACGTTTCAGCTCTGCAGAGGCATGCTGGGAGAAATCCTGTCCGCTTTTGAGTTCCTGGACAGTGAATGTATGAGGCTGCTGAACACGCACCTCAAATTACCTAATCCCATTTCAG cctGCCCATTCTACATCGTCAtagaaacatctggatctgACGCGACACACGATGGAGAAAAACTCCACAACTTTCTCGAAGAGGCGATGAGCTCTTCAATTATCTCTGATGGAACTGTGGCGACGGAGGATTCCAAAATAAAG GCTCTGTGGTCGATGCGGGAACGCGTCACCGAGGCGCTGACTCACGAGGGCTACACGTACAAGTATGACATCTCTCTTCCAGTGGAGCAGATCTACCAGCTGGTGACAGACATGAGGAAGCACGTGGGCAGCCGAGCTAAGAGTGTGGTGGGATACGGACACGTGG GTGATGGTAACCTCCACCTAAACGTCACATCTCCTGCCAAAGACCCGTCTCTCCTCGCTGCCATCGAGCCGTTCGTCTACGAGTGGACGGCCAGGTACCAGGGCAGCATCAGCGCTGAGCACGGACTGGGCCTGAAGAAGAGGAACTACATCTACTACAGTAAACCCAGCCAGGCTGTGGCTCTCATGGGCGACATCAAAACCCTGCTCGACCCCAAAGGCATCCTCAACCCGTACAAGACTTTACCAGACGACCTCATTCGACCTCATACGACCTCATAA
- the LOC117756780 gene encoding RNA polymerase II elongation factor ELL-like isoform X2 yields MSALRENHSYGLSSGELSRGGNVSVFHVKLTDSAAKAIGSFQTGKGWPSHPTICFNGNQGRISIPCSESRDDVRTFTFGVTNVARDNPNGSFDCVQQLSTGAAKELSCLGVIQKKMTVNATDDSYDKARQSMAQAEEETRSRGAIVIKQGGRFQGKKVTVRAPAPALASLTKPRPSSQTYLSNIKRGGGGVSKLKKGACVSNRRSMGDVQERPLRERLTHLLALRPYKRPELILRLQKDGFSAEDKDMLDSVVMEVGQLSSRDNTFVLRESLYKDLRKDWPGYSPGDQQLLKRILVRRLFQPQQNLLTAPEAQVSPLRDTPNSSPAHRPKPSLPEEYTDPLANKKPRISHLSSKTPSDKSRLRTSEQVSHKDGAGAKAADGKKNSLDPRKLFDSLSVACQQEDEVAKRLEPSPCAQEEAESPGDLPLPDSDRPPSPLVVPDLSRHTTKRKKSKHKHRDKTSATGLVKEKKRCRGAKERRKDHSSDDPSKVLLDCSASEIMFDSPELQVDGDSADYLSTYAVIGNHDQRQSHKEDFNKEYNEYRDLHARIDGVTRQFMELDTQRKQLHQESHKYKTVHNQIVQEYRKIKKSNPNYNQDKLRCEYLHNKLAHIKKLISEYDKHQLSVDHSCPK; encoded by the exons ATGTCGGCGCTGCGGGAGAACCACAGCTACGGTCTGTCCAGCGGGGAACTGAGCCGCGGGGGGAACGTCTCCGTTTTTCACGTCAAACTCACTGACAGCGCGGCCAAAGCCATCGGCTCCTTCCAGACCGGAAAG ggCTGGCCTTCACATCCCACTATCTGTTTTAATGGAAACCAAGGG AGGATCTCTATCCCGTGCTCGGAGAGTAGAGATGACGTCAGGACGTTCACCTTCGGCGTGACGAACGTCGCCCGTGACAATCCTAATGGAAGCTTTGACTGCGTCCAACAGCTCAGCACAGG tgcTGCCAAAGAGCTGTCTTGTCTCGGGGTGATTCAGAAGAAGATGACAGTCAACGCCACAGATGACTCGTACGATAAGGCTCGTCAGAGCATGGCccaggctgaggaggagacacGCAGCCGAGGGGCCATCGTCATCAAACAGGGGGGGCGCTTCCAGG GCAAGAAGGTAACGGTGCGAGCCCCGGCGCCTGCGCTGGCCAGCCTGACCAAGCCCAGGCCGTCATCCCAGACCTACCTCAGCAACATCAAGAGAGGGGGCGGAGGCGTGTCCAAGCTGAAGAAGGGTGCCTGTGTGTCGAACCGGAGGAGCATGGGCGATGTGCAGGAGAGGCCGCTCAGGGAGAGGCTGACACACTTGCTGGCTCTGAGGCCGTACAAGAGGCCGGAGTTAATCCTGAGGCTGCAGAAAGACGGATTCTCCGCAGAGGACAAAGACATGCTGGACTCCgtagtgatggag GTCGGACAACTCAGCAGTAGAGACAACACGTTTGTGCTGAGGGAGAGTCTGTACAAGGACCTGCGGAAGGACTGGCCAGGCTACAGCCCAGGAGACCAGCAGCTTCTTAAAAGGATCCTTGTCAG GAGGCTCTTTCAGCCACAGCAGAACCTCCTCACTGCCCCTGAGGCCCAGGTCAGCCCCCTGCGAGACACCCCCAACTCCTCCCCAGCACACCGTCCAAAACCTTCCCTGCCAGAGGAATACACCGACCCTCTGGCCAACAAGAAGCCCAGGATCTCCCACCTGTCCAGCAAAACACCCAGTGACAAGTCCAGATTGAGGACTTCTGAACAAGTGTCTCATAAAGACGGTGCAGGGGCGAAGGCGGCTGACGGGAAAAAGAACTCGCTTGACCCTCGGAAGCTGTTTGACTCCCTGTCAGTCGCCTGTCAGCAGGAAGACGAGGTGGCTAAAAGGCTCGAGCCGTCTCCCTGTGCtcaggaggaggcggagagcCCAGGAGACCTCCCCCTTCCCGACTCTGACCGCCCGCCGTCCCCTCTGGTAGTGCCTGAtctgagcagacacacaacaaaaaggaagaagagcaaacacaaacacagagacaagacGAGCGCAACAGGCCTGgtcaaggagaagaagaggtgtAGGGGAGcgaaagaaaggagaaaagatCACAGTTCAGACGACCCAAGCAAAGTCCTGCTGGATTGCTCAG CAAGTGAAATTATGTTCGACTCTCCTGAGCTTCAAGTGGACGGTGACTCAGCAGATTATTTATC GACGTACGCAGTGATTGGCAACCACGACCAGAGGCAGAGCCACAAAGAGGACTTCAACAAGGAGTACAATGAGTACAGAGATTTACACGCTCGCATCGACGGCGTCACCCGGCAGTTCATGGAGTTGGACACACAGCGTAAACAGCTTCACCAGGAATCACACAAATACAAG ACGGTTCATAATCAAATTGTTCAAGAGTATCGCAAAATCAAGAAG TCCAACCCAAACTACAACCAGGACAAGCTCCGCTGTGAATATCTACACAACAAACTGGCCCACATCAAGAAGCTCATATCGGAGTACGACAAACACCAGCTCAGCGTGGACCACTCCTGTCCCAAATGA
- the LOC117756780 gene encoding RNA polymerase II elongation factor ELL-like isoform X1 codes for MSALRENHSYGLSSGELSRGGNVSVFHVKLTDSAAKAIGSFQTGKGWPSHPTICFNGNQGRISIPCSESRDDVRTFTFGVTNVARDNPNGSFDCVQQLSTGAAKELSCLGVIQKKMTVNATDDSYDKARQSMAQAEEETRSRGAIVIKQGGRFQGKKVTVRAPAPALASLTKPRPSSQTYLSNIKRGGGGVSKLKKGACVSNRRSMGDVQERPLRERLTHLLALRPYKRPELILRLQKDGFSAEDKDMLDSVVMEVGQLSSRDNTFVLRESLYKDLRKDWPGYSPGDQQLLKRILVRRLFQPQQNLLTAPEAQVSPLRDTPNSSPAHRPKPSLPEEYTDPLANKKPRISHLSSKTPSDKSRLRTSEQVSHKDGAGAKAADGKKNSLDPRKLFDSLSVACQQEDEVAKRLEPSPCAQEEAESPGDLPLPDSDRPPSPLVVPDLSRHTTKRKKSKHKHRDKTSATGLVKEKKRCRGAKERRKDHSSDDPSKVLLDCSEPSEIMFDSPELQVDGDSADYLSTYAVIGNHDQRQSHKEDFNKEYNEYRDLHARIDGVTRQFMELDTQRKQLHQESHKYKTVHNQIVQEYRKIKKSNPNYNQDKLRCEYLHNKLAHIKKLISEYDKHQLSVDHSCPK; via the exons ATGTCGGCGCTGCGGGAGAACCACAGCTACGGTCTGTCCAGCGGGGAACTGAGCCGCGGGGGGAACGTCTCCGTTTTTCACGTCAAACTCACTGACAGCGCGGCCAAAGCCATCGGCTCCTTCCAGACCGGAAAG ggCTGGCCTTCACATCCCACTATCTGTTTTAATGGAAACCAAGGG AGGATCTCTATCCCGTGCTCGGAGAGTAGAGATGACGTCAGGACGTTCACCTTCGGCGTGACGAACGTCGCCCGTGACAATCCTAATGGAAGCTTTGACTGCGTCCAACAGCTCAGCACAGG tgcTGCCAAAGAGCTGTCTTGTCTCGGGGTGATTCAGAAGAAGATGACAGTCAACGCCACAGATGACTCGTACGATAAGGCTCGTCAGAGCATGGCccaggctgaggaggagacacGCAGCCGAGGGGCCATCGTCATCAAACAGGGGGGGCGCTTCCAGG GCAAGAAGGTAACGGTGCGAGCCCCGGCGCCTGCGCTGGCCAGCCTGACCAAGCCCAGGCCGTCATCCCAGACCTACCTCAGCAACATCAAGAGAGGGGGCGGAGGCGTGTCCAAGCTGAAGAAGGGTGCCTGTGTGTCGAACCGGAGGAGCATGGGCGATGTGCAGGAGAGGCCGCTCAGGGAGAGGCTGACACACTTGCTGGCTCTGAGGCCGTACAAGAGGCCGGAGTTAATCCTGAGGCTGCAGAAAGACGGATTCTCCGCAGAGGACAAAGACATGCTGGACTCCgtagtgatggag GTCGGACAACTCAGCAGTAGAGACAACACGTTTGTGCTGAGGGAGAGTCTGTACAAGGACCTGCGGAAGGACTGGCCAGGCTACAGCCCAGGAGACCAGCAGCTTCTTAAAAGGATCCTTGTCAG GAGGCTCTTTCAGCCACAGCAGAACCTCCTCACTGCCCCTGAGGCCCAGGTCAGCCCCCTGCGAGACACCCCCAACTCCTCCCCAGCACACCGTCCAAAACCTTCCCTGCCAGAGGAATACACCGACCCTCTGGCCAACAAGAAGCCCAGGATCTCCCACCTGTCCAGCAAAACACCCAGTGACAAGTCCAGATTGAGGACTTCTGAACAAGTGTCTCATAAAGACGGTGCAGGGGCGAAGGCGGCTGACGGGAAAAAGAACTCGCTTGACCCTCGGAAGCTGTTTGACTCCCTGTCAGTCGCCTGTCAGCAGGAAGACGAGGTGGCTAAAAGGCTCGAGCCGTCTCCCTGTGCtcaggaggaggcggagagcCCAGGAGACCTCCCCCTTCCCGACTCTGACCGCCCGCCGTCCCCTCTGGTAGTGCCTGAtctgagcagacacacaacaaaaaggaagaagagcaaacacaaacacagagacaagacGAGCGCAACAGGCCTGgtcaaggagaagaagaggtgtAGGGGAGcgaaagaaaggagaaaagatCACAGTTCAGACGACCCAAGCAAAGTCCTGCTGGATTGCTCAG aACCAAGTGAAATTATGTTCGACTCTCCTGAGCTTCAAGTGGACGGTGACTCAGCAGATTATTTATC GACGTACGCAGTGATTGGCAACCACGACCAGAGGCAGAGCCACAAAGAGGACTTCAACAAGGAGTACAATGAGTACAGAGATTTACACGCTCGCATCGACGGCGTCACCCGGCAGTTCATGGAGTTGGACACACAGCGTAAACAGCTTCACCAGGAATCACACAAATACAAG ACGGTTCATAATCAAATTGTTCAAGAGTATCGCAAAATCAAGAAG TCCAACCCAAACTACAACCAGGACAAGCTCCGCTGTGAATATCTACACAACAAACTGGCCCACATCAAGAAGCTCATATCGGAGTACGACAAACACCAGCTCAGCGTGGACCACTCCTGTCCCAAATGA
- the LOC117756786 gene encoding ankyrin repeat domain-containing protein 34B, with the protein MGDPLFDCSPLISAAASGKLRLVRLLVDGGAQVNGRCPKGETALLAACKALRGEPAGPETVKLLTYLLHNKANPNVQDRAGRTALMYACMERAGAEVASTLLSAGADPSMEDHSGASALVYAINAQHQPTLEVLMDACRARGRDIIIITTEVGVSGGPVTRRYLNVPPSPNNSPVSCMSPSDIVLKTSSPSSPEGENIFNFTKRGSSSSSSSSSRRPSCELSPLSRCDTPRHRVLSEPWLAIHNLACLNRAYEEGTRERSRQEEEGGSED; encoded by the exons ATGGGGGACCCCCTGTTTGACTGCAGCCCCCTCATCAGTGCAGCAGCCTCAGGTAAGCTCCGGCTGGTGCGCCTGCTGGTGGACGGGGGGGCTCAGGTCAACGGGCGCTGCCCCAAAGGAGAGACGGCGCTGCTGGCTGCGTGTAAGGCCCTGAGAGGAGAGCCGGCCGGGCCCGAGACAGTGAAGCTCCTCACATACCTGCTCCACAACAAG gcAAATCCTAACGTACAGGACCGTGCCGGCCGCACCGCTCTGATGTACGCCTGCATGGAGCGAGCAGGAGCTGAGGTGGCATCCACCCTGCTGTCTGCAGGAGCCGACCCCAGCATGGAGGACCACTCCGGAGCCTCAGCTCTGGTGTACGCCATCAACGCTCAGCACCAACCCACGCTGGAG GTGCTGATGGACGCCTGTCGGGCCAGGGGTcgtgacatcatcatcatcaccacagaggtTGGTGTGAGCGGAGGCCCAGTGACCAGACGTTACCTGAAcgtccccccctcccccaacaACTCGCCGGTGTCCTGCATGTCCCCGTCTGACATCGTCCTGAAGACGAGCTCGCCCAGCTCACCTGAGGGAGAAAACATCTTCAACTTCA CTaaaagaggaagcagcagcagcagcagcagcagcagcagacgtcCCTCCTGCGAGCTGAGTCCACTGAGCCGCTGTGACACTCCCAGACACAGGGTGTTATCTGAACCGTGGCTGGCCATTCACAACCTGGCCTGTCTGAACAGAGCTTATGAGGAGGGCACGAGGGAGAGGAGccggcaggaggaggagggaggcagcgAGGATTAA